The region ATCTGCTCAGTTACCTCAACCAGTTGGCGGTCAACCTGAACGTGGCCGCCGGTAACTACACCCAATTGCTCAACACCACGGTCACCGCGTCGCAGTTGATCCAGGCCGCAATCACTGTGCTGACCGCCAACGGTGCGACGGCAGACGTGTTGACCGCGCTGGGCAACCTGCAAGTCGCCGCGATCAATCAGGCGCCATTAACCCTTGGGCAAATCCTGCAATTGCAAACCGGCACCACCGCTGCGGCGCTGAATGCCAACCTGCAAGTGTTTCAACTGATCCAGGGCGTGGTGCAACTGTCCAACAGCCAGAGCGCGGTGGCGGCGACCTTGCCCGTGAGCCTGCTGGGGCTGGCCAATATCACCACCCAAGTCAAAGTGATAGAGCCGCCGCAATTGTCGGCCATTGGCAACCCGGCACTTGCCGCCGCCAACCCGCTGGGGCCGAACGCGATTTATGTGCGTACCGCTCAGGTGCGTACGGAGGTGACGGTCAGCTTGCCGGTGTTGAGCAGTTTGTCGGGGCTGACCACGGCGGTGAATAACCTGGTGGGTCCGCTGACGCCGGTGGTCAATGGCCTGCTGAGCTTGGACCTGGTGACCGCCATCAACTCGGCGTTGTGTTTGCTGGGGGCCGGGTGCCAACAGTTGGATTTGCTGCCGTTGCCGGGCAACCTGCCGCTCAATATCGTCCTGGATGCCGGGGGCGCCAGCAGTTACGTCACCGCGTACAGCTGCCCAACCGGCAACGCGGGTACCAAGAGTCTGACGGCCACGACCACAACCTCTGTGGCGTCGCTGAATGTGGGCAGTATCACGAATGCGTTTTCCACCACACAGCCGATGACGGTGGCGCCCATGGCGCTGATCGATATTGGCACCAAGACCTGCCATATGATTGCCTTTATCGGCAGTTGCGGCACCCGGGTGCCGTTTGCCGGCGGTGGGATCGGGATCAAGGTGCAAAGCCCGATCGTTGGGAGCAACCAAACCCAGGTGTTTTCCAGCACCACACCCTTTGCCACGCCACCCAACGTAGGCCTCACGCCTACCTATTTGGCCGCCACGCCAGCCACCAATGTGGTGAGCAGCCTTTCAACCACCCTCAGTGGCGTGGGCATCACGGCCTATCAGCCGGTGGGCAATAATCCGCTGGGCAGCCTGATAGCGAATACGGTCTCGCTGTTAAGCGGTGTCAGCGCCATCGTCACGCCGGTCGTGGATAACCTGTTGGGCCCGCTGCTCAACCCGATTCTGAACAACTTGCTGAACAGCCTGGGGATCAGCCTGGCGAATGTGAACGTTGGCGCCAACCTGACCTGTGGCCAGACCGGCGAAGCCTACCTGGTAATTTAAGCGTCGGTGGCCCTGGGCAGCTCAATACAAAAGCGCGCGCCGTGTTCACCGTTGCTGACGCTCAGCCGCCCGCCCATGTTTTCCACGATGCCGTAGCTCACCGACAAGCCCAACCCGGTGCCCACGCCAATCGGTTTGGTGGTGAAAAACGGCTCGAAGATTCGCTCCAGTAACCGTGGGTCGATGCCGCCGCCGTTGTCTTCGACCCAGATGCGCACGTGGCGGCTGTCGTGTTCGGTGTGCACGGCGATCCAGGGACGCAGCTCGGGGTTTTTCTCGCGTTGGCTCAATAGCGCGTCGCGGGCGTTGACCATCAAGTTGATCAACACTTGCTCAAGTTGGTCGATGTAGCCTTTGACCTGCACCGGAACCTCCGCCTGGGTCAGGCGCACGTCCACGCCTTTGCCGCGCAGGCCTTCGCTGAGCAACGACAGCGTGCCCTCCAGCGCCTGCGCCGGGTCGAAGGGTTGCTGCTCGACCTCCGAGCGGCGGCCGAACACGCGCATATGGTCCACCACACGGGCCGCACGCTGCACCTGTGCGTCAATGCGCTGCAGTTTTTCGGTCAGGTAATCGACCTGCGCGTCGCCATTGCTCAGGCGCTTGAGCACATTGACGATGGCCATGCGCATCACGTTCAGCGGCTGGTTGATCTCATGGGCCAGACCTGTGGCCATTTCGCCGAGGGTGGCCATTTTCGCGCTTTGCGTCAGTTGTTGCTGGGAGCGGCGCACTTCGGTGTTGTCGCGGCCCACGGCCTGCACTTCCACCAAAGCGCCGTGCTCATCAAATACCCCGCGGTCCGACCACACCCACCAGGCATGTTCGCGCCCCGGTAATTGCAGGCTGATTTCTGCGGTGCTGACAGGAAATTCCGGCGTCAGTTGCCCGATGCGGTGCACAAATGCCCCGCGCTGTTCGGCCGACAGCCAGTCCCCTAGGTTCACTCCGTGCAACTGCGCGGGCAGGCATTCCAGATAGTTGGCCAGTGGCGTGTTGCCAAAGGTCAGGGTCAGGTCCGGGCGGTAGCGGCAAATCATCGCCGGGGAGTCTTCCACGAGAATTCGGTAGCGCTCCTCGCTGTCCTTGACCTGTTGCGCCGCCAGGGTCGCCTCGGTGACATCAAGCCACAGGCCGACCGCTTCCACCGGCACGCCTAGGTCGTCGCGCAGCAACTTGGCTTCATCGAGCAGCCAGTGGTAGTCGCCCTGCTTATTCTGCACACGATAACGACTGCGCACGCTGCCTTCACGCAGCAGTTGGCGGGTGCGCTGGAAGTACAGGTCGCGGTCGTCGGGGTGCACCCATTGCACCAGGCTGTCGTGGTTGCATTCGGCGAGCGTGCGGCCGAGCAAGGGGAGCAGGCTGTCACTGAAAAACACCGGTTGCAGGGCCCCGTTCACATAGCGCTGCACATAGATCACTGCCGGTGAGCTGGCGATCAGGTTGTCCAGTCGGGCGTGGGCGGCGTCGGCCTGCAATTGCTGGTTCTTGATGTCGCTGATATCGAGCATGAAGCCGACCCAACGACGCCGCTCGCCGGCGCCCAACACTTGGCCCTGCACGCGATACCAGGTCGGCGGCCGGTCGGTGTCGCTGCGGTTGAGGCGTACGCTGGCGAGCAAGGGCTTACCGAGGGTTTGCAGGTCCCGCAGGCGACTGTGCAGCTCCTGGCGGTCGGCGGGGTGGATGAGGGTCAGCCACGCGTCCAGGGGTTGCCGGGTCGGACCTTCTTCCGGGTCGAGGTTGCGCATCAATTGGGGGGCAAGCTGGATTTCGCCGCTCACGGGCAACAACTCAAACCAGCCAGTGCCCAGC is a window of Pseudomonas antarctica DNA encoding:
- a CDS encoding pilus assembly protein TadG-related protein, which encodes MSPRLAYKQRGAIGLMAVGVLALVLVCTLLVVDSGRLYLEKRKLQGVADTAALEAVSRGGTCVAGLSAAAYAAQSVARNNFVVGNGNTLATLCGTVTTAASGLRTFSANPAVSSAIQVVVSKTVTTSVAGGIWTLFSGGPVSVNTVLTATAVAAMPAPSLAQLTINSTLASVNTASASLLNPLFSGLLGGNVNLTLAGWNGLLNTNINLLSYLNQLAVNLNVAAGNYTQLLNTTVTASQLIQAAITVLTANGATADVLTALGNLQVAAINQAPLTLGQILQLQTGTTAAALNANLQVFQLIQGVVQLSNSQSAVAATLPVSLLGLANITTQVKVIEPPQLSAIGNPALAAANPLGPNAIYVRTAQVRTEVTVSLPVLSSLSGLTTAVNNLVGPLTPVVNGLLSLDLVTAINSALCLLGAGCQQLDLLPLPGNLPLNIVLDAGGASSYVTAYSCPTGNAGTKSLTATTTTSVASLNVGSITNAFSTTQPMTVAPMALIDIGTKTCHMIAFIGSCGTRVPFAGGGIGIKVQSPIVGSNQTQVFSSTTPFATPPNVGLTPTYLAATPATNVVSSLSTTLSGVGITAYQPVGNNPLGSLIANTVSLLSGVSAIVTPVVDNLLGPLLNPILNNLLNSLGISLANVNVGANLTCGQTGEAYLVI
- a CDS encoding PAS domain-containing sensor histidine kinase; translation: MSSGDKLFGRLLGRGGALAIDTPAPPAAGLHIQLDAQGHVLEISGTLRPQLGQHVNSPRLHDLLCAHSALAVEGVPADWQRHSLDLDFQSPAGHILHTRAMIEAHEHGWLLHAVDIGDLLGGRDRAEQREQNQQLISLVSEQLRVCSLSRLPEVFNEQLCNIAQRWRIPCVALALLDQEDQGWMIYSQYANHDAPLFWHTGQRLGTCLDSLNGTTPLSLQAPYGRGEHPRLHSVFGNADGFLVPYRDGQGIAAWLLCGAYSGQPHTGDRDWLNLAAALAAPLLSRLREHRHHQQLERLEALQGLLGTGWFELLPVSGEIQLAPQLMRNLDPEEGPTRQPLDAWLTLIHPADRQELHSRLRDLQTLGKPLLASVRLNRSDTDRPPTWYRVQGQVLGAGERRRWVGFMLDISDIKNQQLQADAAHARLDNLIASSPAVIYVQRYVNGALQPVFFSDSLLPLLGRTLAECNHDSLVQWVHPDDRDLYFQRTRQLLREGSVRSRYRVQNKQGDYHWLLDEAKLLRDDLGVPVEAVGLWLDVTEATLAAQQVKDSEERYRILVEDSPAMICRYRPDLTLTFGNTPLANYLECLPAQLHGVNLGDWLSAEQRGAFVHRIGQLTPEFPVSTAEISLQLPGREHAWWVWSDRGVFDEHGALVEVQAVGRDNTEVRRSQQQLTQSAKMATLGEMATGLAHEINQPLNVMRMAIVNVLKRLSNGDAQVDYLTEKLQRIDAQVQRAARVVDHMRVFGRRSEVEQQPFDPAQALEGTLSLLSEGLRGKGVDVRLTQAEVPVQVKGYIDQLEQVLINLMVNARDALLSQREKNPELRPWIAVHTEHDSRHVRIWVEDNGGGIDPRLLERIFEPFFTTKPIGVGTGLGLSVSYGIVENMGGRLSVSNGEHGARFCIELPRATDA